The Carassius gibelio isolate Cgi1373 ecotype wild population from Czech Republic chromosome A24, carGib1.2-hapl.c, whole genome shotgun sequence genome window below encodes:
- the LOC127946097 gene encoding stomatin-like, with the protein MSITLSSQSEMSRNRVKPVANEERDTKVILQSDGDQSRNSGFCGYLLTFLSFLVVFLTFPVSVWFCMKIVQEYERAVIFRLGRLLGGAKGPGLFWIIPCMDTFRKVDLRTVSFDIPPQEVLTKDSVTIMVDAVVFYHVFDPTVSITKVENANYATQMLAQTTLRNMLGTKSLADILKDREEMSEQMEAVLYAASKSWGIKVERVELKDIKLPTTLQRAMAAEAEATRDARAKVIAAEGEMKASHALKEASNVMSESPSALQLRYMQTLTEIASERNSTIIFPFPIDLLSNFMKR; encoded by the exons ATGTCTATAACTCTGTCTTCTCAGAGTGAGATGTCCCGGAACAGAGTTAAACCTGTAGCAAATGAAGAGAGGGATACAAAGGTTATACTCCAGTCAG ATGGTGATCAATCCAGGAACTCTGGGTTCTGTGGGTATCTCCTTACCTTCTTGTCCTTCCTCGTTGTCTTTCTTACTTTTCCTGTCTCGGTCTGGTTTTGTATGAAG ATTGTTCAGGAATATGAAAGAGCAGTTATTTTCCGTTTGGGACGACTCCTAGGTGGTGCAAAAGGACCTG GTTTGTTCTGGATTATTCCATGTATGGACACATTTCGGAAGGTTGATTTAAGGACAGTATCTTTTGACATCCCTCCACAAGAG GTGCTGACAAAAGACTCTGTGACTATAATGGTGGATGCAGTGGTCTTCTATCATGTCTTTGACCCCACTGTCTCCATTACCAAAGTGGAGAATGCTAATTATGCCACACAGATGCTTGCACAGACTACATTACGAAACATGCTCGGAACGAAGAGCCTGGCAGATATCTTAAAAGACCGTGAGGAGATGTCCGAACAGATGGAG GCTGTGCTGTATGCTGCATCCAAGAGCTGGGGTATCAAAGTGGAACGGGTCGAGCTTAAAGATATCAAACTGCCCACCACTTTGCAGAGAGCCATGGCAGCTGAGGCAGAGGCCACCAGAGATGCCAGAGCCAAG GTGATCGCAGCAGAGGGAGAAATGAAAGCCTCGCATGCTCTGAAGGAGGCATCAAATGTGATGTCTGAGTCTCCGTCTGCGCTTCAGCTGCGCTACATGCAGACGCTGACTGAGATTGCTTCAGAAAGGAACTCAACTATTATCTTTCCTTTTCCTATTGACCTCCTCTCTAATTTCATGAAAAGGTGA
- the LOC127946215 gene encoding BCLAF1 and THRAP3 family member 3, translated as MSRPRSRSPLYSRIPTLHGRRGEGLFDNQIHSSVQSDAWRNPEYGNKAENSTHWNKDSYQGEQKNVDHWASFIDAIEHAQKRGASPMTRYNMEGDEERPPHSPRRLPRERLPSPDHTHFGGEERYKMPTSGWNRIEGVDKELSSQHNHRESRDRSHPRHPEGRKHDRMDYGYHNEEYGNQYQERGSFAERSSKSDYREHRPPSEGRMEFGRKDDFVEHHRGLSPRRAPVIVEHDHGIAKRDSRNHDPPKMSGNLRSRDPPRTSETQRNRDRDRRDQGYHSHSFQDRHGGRPNSNPREESRKNYSSYGRETQGRERSRHMDQSRMETHPRDSEARREMDLRDVSDVDLRNTDRDSIHDWEEERSQRNHGRMMGQGVVRQRAQYHRKPNTDVGPAPRMDFGEQETLKIKVDMSRPVRQTSHLGYSSDRQLSLDLVNVGRQRLDFLPMLEHSGTYRESAVHSGTFAQEIITLVHQVKENYFRGQGITLNERFANEQYYSLQDEFKEEEEEEEDMGNVRPVMNRQHGMPSSETQIFCKIGPDPLQRRQLVPDPGDLRYDLERRRQQRLEGVKITIAGGNFAPMVPEGQESDPPYMSDDPEEMDENLRWLEQDREHQRQWDGPRQRMPVPNKQNFSQRGDFSRNSRPRGRRT; from the exons ATGTCACGTCCGCGTTCGAGATCTCCCTTGTATTCAAG AATCCCAACTCTTCATGGAAGGAGAGGCGAAGGGTTATTCGATAACCAGATACATTCATCGGTACAGTCTGATGCGTGGAGAAACCCTGAATATGGAAACAAAGCAGAAAATAGCACACACTGGAACAAAGATTCCTATCAAGGAGAACAAAAAAATGTCGACCACTGGGCCAGTTTTATTGATGCGATAGAGCATGCTCAAAAAAGAGGGGCTTCACCTATGACCAGATACAACATGGAGGGAGATGAAGAAAGGCCGCCCCATTCTCCAAGGAGACTTCCTAGGGAAAGGCTGCCTTCCCCTGATCACACACATTTTGGTGGTGAAGAGCGTTACAAGATGCCAACATCAGGCTGGAACAGGATTGAAGGTGTTGATAAGGAGCTCAGTTCACAGCACAACCACAGAGAATCGAGGGACAGGTCTCATCCAAGACATCCAGAAGGAAGAAAACACGACAGGATGGATTATGGATATCATAATGAAGAATATGGCAATCAATATCAAGAAAGAGGCTCCTTTGCAGAGAG GTCATCAAAGTCAGATTATAGGGAGCATCGCCCTCCTTCTGAAGGAAGGATGGAATTTGGTCGGAAAGATGACTTTGTTGAGCATCACAGGGGCCTCAGCCCACGTCGTGCACCTGTCATTGTTGAACACGATCATGGAATCGCAAAACGAGATTCAAGGAACCACGATCCCCCGAAAATGAGTGGGAATCTTAGGAGCAGAGATCCACCCAGGACAAGTGAAACCCAGAGGAATCGAGATCGAGATAGAAGAGACCAAGGCTATCATTCGCATAGTTTTCAAGACAGACATGGCGGGCGACCAAATAGTAACCCCCGAGAGGAATCAAGAAAGAACTACTCTTCTTATGGAAGAGAAACTCAAGGAAGAGAGCGCTCAAGACACATGGATCAGTCTAGAATGGAGACACATCCAAGAGACTCAGAAGCACGGAGGGAAATGGATTTGAGGGATGTTAGTGATGTTGACTTGAGGAACACCGATAGAGACTCTATCCATGATTGGGAGGAAGAGAGATCACAAAGGAATCATGGGAGGATGATGGGACAAGGGGTGGTTCGCCAAAGAGCTCAGTATCACAGGAAGCCAAACACTGATGTTGGTCCTGCGCCTAGAATGGATTTCGGTGAACAGGAGACCCTCAAGATCAAGGTGGACATGAGTCGCCCCGTCCGGCAAACCAG TCATTTAGGATATTCTTCAGATAGGCAGTTATCACTGGACTTAGTCAATGTGGGTCGACAGCGCCTTGACTTCCTTCCCATGCTGGAGCATTCTGGGACTTACAGGGAAtcagcagtgcattctgggacatTTGCCCAGGAGATCATCACCCTTGTGCATCAAGTTAAAG AAAATTACTTTAGGGGCCAAGGCATCACACTTAATGAACGATTTGCAAATGAACAGTATTATTCACTCCAAGATGAGTTtaaggaggaagaagaagaggaggaggacatGGGAAACGTGAGACCAGTCATGAATAG acaACACGGAATGCCTTCATCAGAAACTCAGATCTTCTGCAAAATAGGGCCAGATCCA CTACAGAGACGACAGCTTGTCCCAGACCCTGGTGACCTCAGGTATGACCTGGAGCGAAGAAGACAACAGCGACTGGAGGGTGTGAAGATCACCATTGCTGGGGGAAACTTTGCTCCAATGGTTCCTGAAGG ACAAGAGAGTGATCCTCCCTATATGAGTGACGATCCTGAAGAAATGGATGAGAACCTTAGGTGGTTGGAACAAGACCGTGAGCATCAAAGGCAGTGG GATGGTCCCCGTCAAAGAATGCCGGTACCTAACAAACAGAACTTCAGTCAGAGGGGGGATTTCAGTCGCAATAGCAGACCACGGGGACGCAGGACTTGA